Proteins encoded together in one Terriglobus saanensis SP1PR4 window:
- a CDS encoding DUF5666 domain-containing protein — MRALIGLVLVGSMSLAMHAQDAPAGDAPQGGQRQGRRGGFGGGNGVGGTVTAISDTVLNLKSEAGEAYTVDLTANTRLMKDRQPVKTSDIKVGDTVMAMGMQEPGKHEIHAAMVAVMTPEQAAQMKAREKEMRESLGKTLIAGRITKIDDVKITVMRPDNVEQVIVVDENTSFRKGGGGRGMGAGMGMSGGGAASDTPPAGESITLADVKVGESVTGRGALKGGVFVPTTLTIMEPRRPRPDGASAPPPSAQQ; from the coding sequence ATGCGTGCTCTGATCGGTCTGGTACTCGTAGGTTCGATGAGTTTGGCGATGCATGCGCAGGACGCTCCTGCGGGCGACGCTCCGCAGGGCGGCCAACGGCAGGGCCGCCGTGGCGGCTTCGGTGGCGGCAACGGAGTCGGCGGCACGGTCACCGCCATCAGCGACACCGTTCTCAATCTGAAGAGTGAGGCCGGTGAAGCCTACACCGTGGACCTCACCGCGAACACGCGCCTGATGAAAGACCGCCAGCCGGTCAAGACGTCCGACATCAAGGTGGGCGATACCGTGATGGCGATGGGCATGCAGGAGCCCGGCAAGCATGAGATCCACGCCGCCATGGTCGCGGTGATGACGCCGGAACAAGCCGCACAGATGAAGGCGCGCGAAAAAGAGATGCGCGAAAGCCTCGGCAAGACCCTCATTGCTGGTCGCATCACCAAGATCGACGATGTGAAAATTACCGTCATGCGTCCCGACAATGTAGAGCAGGTCATCGTCGTGGACGAGAACACCTCTTTCCGCAAGGGCGGCGGTGGTCGCGGCATGGGAGCTGGCATGGGTATGAGCGGCGGCGGTGCAGCTTCGGACACGCCCCCGGCGGGCGAATCCATCACGCTTGCGGATGTGAAGGTAGGCGAAAGCGTCACCGGACGCGGCGCGCTCAAAGGAGGCGTCTTCGTTCCCACAACCCTGACGATCATGGAACCCCGTCGCCCCAGACCGGACGGCGCTTCTGCTCCACCACCCTCTGCGCAGCAATAA
- a CDS encoding OPT family oligopeptide transporter — protein sequence MSTTHHAPTPAFRPFVPDSENRPELTVRAILIGAVFGVLFGAVTVYVGLRAGLTVGASIPISVLSISILRVLGRSSILENNIVQATGNAGQSIASGVIFTLPALIFLGFDLEYARIFALALFGGWLGVLFMIPLRRQLIVEEHGTLTYPEGTACADVLIAGERGGSFASRVFLGLGLGGLYTLFQNDNLFGLFPSTPAYNPDFGEQHLLKGASIRADVTPEYLGVGYIIGIRVAAIMLAGGVFSWLVLMPAIYFFGSHLTSPLYPATTLIKDMSPSDMWKTYVRPMGAGAVACSGLITVCRSLPTIFGALAGTFRKKTVVGEAVKSAARTEHDLPNSVVYGGSLLLVVIMFAFLQFKPVPGAQVGALANIAAALLVVVFGFLFVTVSARIVGIVGSSASPVSGMTIATLMATTAIFLVKGWTAPAFGALAITIGGIVCIAASNAGDVSQDLKTGFLIGATPWKQQLAVMVGVIVSVFSIGLTLKAMNTGLEEFRRISTPIVLNVAALPEGVQLKGAFPRPHILLSDPKDKAHREEVNNASHYTLVNAIGSNTLDDGKYLMNPDTGALEVQWIQGIGSEKAAAPQGKLMATVINGILSHRLPWALVLLGVALVIMVELLGVRSLTLAVGAYLSIATTLAIFVGGVMRWMVDRAMAKHKAQALLTTRTIDEMEADVTNNEALTDLDNEEISPGSLYASGLIAAGGIVGLMGVAIRLYEAATDHVMPRFSDHNPLHHDPVSVVMFALLAFSLYYFARKPLSETK from the coding sequence ATGTCCACGACGCACCACGCACCGACCCCCGCCTTCCGCCCCTTCGTTCCCGACAGCGAGAACCGTCCTGAACTAACTGTCCGGGCGATCCTGATTGGCGCGGTCTTTGGCGTGCTCTTCGGCGCAGTCACGGTGTATGTCGGCCTGCGCGCCGGTTTGACGGTAGGAGCGTCTATTCCGATCTCGGTGCTGTCGATCTCGATCCTGCGCGTACTCGGGCGGTCGTCCATTCTGGAGAACAATATTGTTCAGGCCACCGGAAATGCCGGACAGTCGATTGCCAGCGGCGTGATCTTTACGCTGCCTGCGCTAATCTTCCTGGGCTTCGACCTGGAGTACGCGCGCATCTTTGCGCTGGCGCTCTTTGGCGGATGGCTGGGCGTGCTCTTCATGATTCCGCTGCGACGACAGTTGATCGTGGAGGAGCATGGAACGCTGACCTACCCGGAAGGAACGGCCTGCGCGGATGTGCTGATCGCGGGAGAGCGCGGCGGATCGTTTGCTTCGCGAGTCTTCCTGGGGCTTGGGCTCGGAGGCCTTTACACGCTGTTTCAGAACGACAATCTGTTTGGCTTGTTCCCTTCTACCCCCGCATATAACCCGGACTTCGGAGAGCAGCACCTGCTGAAGGGCGCTTCGATCCGCGCGGACGTGACGCCGGAGTACCTGGGCGTGGGCTACATCATCGGGATTCGCGTGGCGGCGATCATGCTGGCGGGCGGCGTCTTCTCGTGGCTGGTGCTGATGCCAGCGATCTACTTCTTTGGATCGCATCTGACGTCGCCACTGTATCCCGCGACGACGCTGATCAAAGATATGTCTCCCTCCGATATGTGGAAGACCTATGTGCGGCCCATGGGCGCGGGCGCAGTGGCGTGCAGTGGTTTGATTACGGTGTGCCGCAGCCTGCCTACAATCTTCGGAGCGCTGGCGGGAACCTTCCGCAAGAAGACGGTTGTGGGCGAGGCTGTAAAGAGTGCCGCACGCACCGAGCATGATCTGCCAAACTCGGTGGTCTATGGCGGATCGCTTCTGCTGGTCGTGATCATGTTTGCGTTTCTGCAGTTCAAGCCTGTTCCCGGAGCGCAAGTCGGTGCTCTGGCGAACATCGCGGCGGCATTGCTGGTGGTGGTCTTTGGATTTCTGTTTGTGACCGTAAGCGCACGCATCGTGGGCATCGTGGGAAGCTCGGCTTCACCGGTCTCCGGGATGACGATTGCTACGCTGATGGCGACGACGGCGATCTTCCTGGTGAAGGGTTGGACGGCACCGGCGTTTGGCGCGCTGGCGATTACGATTGGCGGCATCGTCTGCATTGCGGCCTCGAATGCGGGCGACGTTTCGCAGGATTTGAAGACGGGCTTCCTGATCGGAGCGACGCCGTGGAAGCAGCAGCTTGCGGTGATGGTGGGCGTGATCGTTTCAGTGTTTTCGATCGGGTTGACGCTGAAGGCGATGAACACGGGGTTGGAGGAGTTTCGGCGGATCTCGACGCCCATCGTATTGAATGTCGCAGCGCTGCCGGAAGGCGTGCAGCTGAAGGGCGCGTTTCCTCGACCACATATCCTGCTCTCCGACCCGAAGGACAAGGCGCATCGCGAGGAGGTCAATAACGCCTCGCACTACACGCTGGTGAATGCGATTGGGTCGAACACGCTCGACGACGGCAAGTACCTGATGAATCCCGACACCGGCGCGCTGGAGGTGCAGTGGATCCAGGGCATCGGCAGCGAGAAGGCCGCAGCGCCGCAAGGCAAGCTGATGGCAACGGTGATCAACGGCATCCTGTCGCATCGGCTTCCGTGGGCGCTGGTACTCCTGGGCGTAGCGCTGGTGATCATGGTGGAACTGCTGGGCGTGCGCAGTCTGACGCTGGCGGTGGGAGCTTATCTTTCCATTGCGACGACACTGGCGATCTTTGTGGGTGGCGTGATGCGTTGGATGGTGGATCGTGCGATGGCCAAACACAAGGCGCAGGCTCTACTGACGACACGCACGATCGATGAGATGGAAGCGGATGTGACGAACAACGAGGCGCTTACGGACCTCGACAACGAGGAGATCTCTCCGGGGTCGCTCTATGCTTCGGGGTTGATTGCGGCGGGAGGCATCGTTGGCCTGATGGGTGTGGCGATCCGGCTCTATGAAGCCGCGACGGATCACGTAATGCCGAGGTTCAGCGATCACAATCCGCTGCATCATGATCCGGTGAGCGTGGTGATGTTTGCGCTACTGGCATTCAGCCTTTATTACTTCGCGCGAAAGCCGCTTTCGGAGACAAAGTAG